A genome region from Pseudomonas anguilliseptica includes the following:
- a CDS encoding MarR family winged helix-turn-helix transcriptional regulator has product MPITDSLKRLEWHMWHHWRQYAQHSGSMELSNSELDYLYALMSAENGLRLTELAERMNVSKASASAMASKLEARGYLQRLPCSEDGRAMRLLATAKSNALEQEERDVYVQTAASLEQNLSREEMQQLSQLLAKACQPLEIG; this is encoded by the coding sequence ATGCCGATCACCGACAGTCTGAAGCGCCTTGAGTGGCACATGTGGCACCACTGGCGGCAGTACGCCCAGCACAGCGGCAGTATGGAGCTGAGCAACAGCGAGCTGGACTACCTGTATGCCCTGATGTCCGCCGAAAACGGCCTGCGCCTGACCGAACTGGCCGAGCGCATGAACGTCAGCAAGGCCAGCGCCAGTGCCATGGCCAGCAAACTGGAAGCCCGCGGTTACCTGCAACGCTTGCCCTGCAGTGAAGACGGCCGCGCCATGCGTCTACTGGCCACGGCCAAATCCAACGCACTGGAGCAGGAAGAGCGCGATGTCTACGTGCAAACCGCCGCCAGCCTTGAACAAAACCTCAGCCGTGAAGAAATGCAGCAGCTGAGCCAGTTGCTGGCCAAAGCCTGCCAGCCCCTCGAAATCGGCTGA
- a CDS encoding RNA polymerase sigma factor gives MDYPADQALLTRLRAGEQKAYRELVATYQGAMRAVAFAIVGSRNADEVVQDAWLAVVRSLDGFQARSSLKTWLLTITANTAKTRLKSNRREVLLDDIPSPHGSIGDERFSGDGHWLLAPHAWHHDSPEALLTEDELRECLEKTLASLSELQGSVLHLREREGLELEEICNLLQVSLSNVRVLLHRARLKVFATLEHFEETGQC, from the coding sequence ATGGATTACCCAGCTGATCAGGCGCTGCTGACGCGTCTGCGTGCAGGTGAACAGAAGGCCTACCGCGAACTGGTTGCCACCTATCAGGGGGCAATGCGTGCGGTGGCCTTTGCTATTGTCGGCAGCCGTAATGCCGATGAAGTGGTGCAGGACGCCTGGCTGGCTGTGGTGCGCAGCCTCGATGGCTTTCAGGCGCGATCCAGCCTGAAGACCTGGCTGCTGACTATCACCGCCAATACCGCGAAAACCCGCCTCAAGAGCAATCGCCGTGAAGTGCTGCTCGACGACATTCCCTCGCCTCACGGCAGCATCGGTGATGAGCGTTTCAGTGGCGATGGCCATTGGCTGCTGGCGCCACATGCCTGGCATCACGACTCCCCGGAAGCCTTGCTGACCGAGGACGAATTGCGCGAATGCCTGGAGAAAACCCTGGCCAGTCTGTCCGAGCTGCAGGGCAGCGTGCTGCACCTGCGTGAGCGCGAAGGGCTGGAGTTGGAGGAGATCTGTAATCTTTTGCAGGTCTCGCTCTCCAATGTGCGGGTGCTACTGCACCGCGCGCGTCTCAAGGTCTTTGCTACCTTGGAGCATTTTGAGGAGACCGGCCAATGTTGA
- a CDS encoding zf-HC2 domain-containing protein, whose amino-acid sequence MLSCKELVAHSSEFLDGHLGLRKRLSVRMHLAMCVNCRRFIKQMRLSQAVLRRLPRGQSPELDELASKLAELRRQQH is encoded by the coding sequence ATGTTGAGCTGTAAGGAGTTGGTGGCCCACTCCAGTGAATTTCTTGATGGCCACCTGGGCCTGCGCAAACGCCTGTCCGTGCGCATGCACTTGGCCATGTGCGTGAATTGCCGGCGCTTTATCAAACAAATGCGCTTGAGTCAGGCAGTGCTGCGACGGCTACCGCGAGGGCAGAGCCCAGAGCTTGATGAGCTGGCGAGCAAACTTGCCGAATTGCGACGGCAGCAGCACTGA
- a CDS encoding beta-ketoacyl-ACP synthase III, with protein MHNVVISGTGLYTPANSISNDELVESFNAFVQQFNADNAAAIASGEVEALSESSSGFIEKASGIKSRFVMDKAGILDPKRMAPRLPERSNEDWGILCEMAVGAAKDAMARAGKTAADIDGVIVACSNLQRAYPAVAIEVQAALGIQGFGYDMNVACSSATFGIQAAANSVQLGQARAILMVNPEICTGHLNFRDRDSHFIFGDAATAVIIERADQATSNCQFDIVGTKLITQFSNNIRNNFGFLNRCAEEGVDARDKLFVQEGRKVFKDVCPMVAELIAAHLAENKLNVGDVKRFWLHQANLNMNLLIARKLLGRDAEPGEAPVILDTYANTSSAGSVIALHKYQEDLPSGALGVLSSFGAGYSIGSVILRKH; from the coding sequence GTGCATAACGTCGTGATCAGTGGTACCGGCCTCTATACCCCGGCAAACAGTATTTCCAACGATGAGTTGGTCGAGTCGTTCAACGCTTTCGTTCAGCAATTCAATGCCGACAACGCCGCGGCCATCGCCAGCGGTGAAGTCGAAGCGCTGAGCGAGTCGAGCAGCGGCTTTATCGAAAAAGCCTCGGGCATCAAGAGCCGTTTTGTCATGGACAAGGCCGGCATCCTCGATCCCAAGCGCATGGCGCCGCGTCTGCCGGAACGCAGCAATGAAGACTGGGGCATCCTCTGCGAAATGGCCGTCGGCGCCGCCAAGGACGCTATGGCCCGCGCCGGCAAGACCGCCGCCGATATCGACGGGGTGATCGTGGCCTGCTCCAACCTGCAGCGCGCCTACCCGGCTGTGGCGATTGAAGTGCAGGCCGCGCTGGGCATCCAGGGTTTCGGTTACGACATGAACGTCGCCTGTTCCTCGGCCACCTTCGGCATCCAGGCTGCAGCAAACAGCGTGCAGCTGGGCCAGGCCCGCGCGATTCTGATGGTCAACCCGGAAATCTGCACCGGCCACCTGAACTTCCGTGACCGCGACAGCCACTTTATCTTCGGTGACGCCGCCACGGCGGTGATCATCGAGCGTGCCGACCAGGCGACTTCGAACTGCCAGTTCGATATCGTCGGCACCAAGCTGATCACCCAGTTCAGCAACAACATCCGCAACAACTTCGGCTTCCTCAACCGCTGTGCGGAAGAGGGTGTTGATGCACGTGACAAGCTGTTCGTCCAGGAAGGCCGCAAGGTGTTCAAGGATGTCTGCCCGATGGTTGCCGAGCTGATTGCCGCACACCTAGCCGAAAACAAACTGAACGTCGGCGATGTGAAGCGCTTCTGGCTGCACCAGGCCAACCTCAACATGAACCTGCTGATCGCGCGCAAGCTGCTCGGCCGTGATGCCGAGCCAGGCGAAGCGCCGGTGATTCTCGATACCTACGCCAACACCAGCTCGGCCGGTTCGGTCATCGCCCTGCACAAATACCAGGAAGACCTGCCGAGCGGCGCCCTGGGTGTGCTCAGCTCGTTCGGTGCGGGCTACTCGATTGGTAGCGTGATCCTGCGGAAGCATTGA
- the pgm gene encoding phosphoglucomutase (alpha-D-glucose-1,6-bisphosphate-dependent), with translation MSAHVHPLAGQSAPVSQLTDIAALLAAYYDLQPDPRVASQRVAFGTSGHRGSSLAHSFNQAHVLAISQAICDYRSSQGISGPLFIGADTHALSAPALDSAIDVLAANGVQTLISAGGEFTPTPAVSQAILVHNQGRSSGLADGIVITPSHNPPDCGGFKYNPSNGGPADSDITTWVQNRANALLEGGLREVKRMPLAQARQAANVQAYDYLVSYVNDLDNVIDFAPIRAAGLRLGVDPLGGAGVHYWGRIAEQYGLNLDVVSQVIDPQFAFMSLDWDGQIRMDPSSSHAMQRLIGLKNGYDIAFACDTDYDRHGVVAPSVGLLPANHFLSVAIDYLFQHRPQWSATAAVGKTLVSSAMIDRVAARLGRPLQEVPVGFKWFAGGLFDGSLGFGGEESAGATFLRRDGRVWTTDKDGVALALLAAEMTAVSGRDPGELYQGLSNEFGAIYADRVDAPATAAQKKALGKLSPAQISNRELAGDAITQVLDKAPGNGSAIGGIKVISEGGWFAARPSGTEDIYKIYAESYRDEVHLQRIFSEAQQIVDAALVAP, from the coding sequence GTGAGCGCACATGTCCACCCCCTGGCCGGTCAGTCGGCTCCTGTTTCCCAGTTGACCGACATCGCCGCGCTGCTGGCGGCCTATTACGACCTGCAGCCGGATCCCCGCGTAGCCAGCCAGCGGGTGGCGTTCGGCACCTCCGGGCACCGTGGCAGTTCCCTGGCGCACAGCTTCAACCAGGCTCATGTGCTGGCGATCAGCCAGGCGATCTGTGATTACCGCAGCAGTCAAGGCATCAGCGGCCCACTGTTTATCGGTGCCGATACCCATGCGTTGTCGGCGCCGGCGCTGGACAGCGCGATTGATGTGCTGGCGGCCAATGGCGTGCAGACTCTGATCTCCGCGGGCGGCGAATTCACCCCGACGCCGGCGGTCAGTCAGGCCATTCTGGTGCACAACCAGGGCCGCAGTTCGGGTCTGGCCGACGGCATCGTCATCACCCCGTCGCACAACCCGCCGGACTGCGGCGGCTTCAAGTACAACCCCAGCAACGGCGGCCCGGCCGACAGCGATATCACCACCTGGGTGCAGAACCGCGCCAATGCGCTGCTCGAAGGCGGCCTGCGTGAGGTCAAGCGCATGCCTCTGGCGCAGGCGCGGCAGGCGGCCAATGTGCAGGCATACGATTACCTCGTCAGCTATGTGAATGACCTGGACAATGTCATCGACTTCGCGCCGATCCGCGCCGCTGGACTGCGCCTGGGCGTCGATCCGTTGGGCGGAGCCGGGGTGCATTACTGGGGGCGCATCGCCGAGCAGTACGGCCTCAATCTGGACGTGGTGAGCCAGGTCATCGACCCGCAGTTCGCCTTTATGAGCCTGGACTGGGACGGGCAGATCCGCATGGATCCGTCCTCCAGTCATGCCATGCAGCGCCTGATCGGCCTGAAGAACGGCTACGACATCGCCTTTGCCTGCGACACCGACTACGACCGCCACGGCGTCGTCGCGCCAAGCGTCGGCCTGCTGCCGGCCAACCACTTCCTCAGTGTGGCCATCGATTACCTGTTCCAGCATCGCCCGCAGTGGAGCGCCACAGCAGCGGTGGGCAAAACCCTGGTCAGCAGCGCAATGATTGATCGCGTCGCCGCGCGCCTGGGCCGGCCGTTGCAGGAAGTGCCGGTGGGCTTCAAATGGTTTGCTGGCGGCCTGTTCGACGGCTCTCTGGGTTTCGGCGGCGAGGAGAGCGCTGGGGCGACCTTTCTGCGCCGTGATGGCCGAGTTTGGACCACCGATAAGGACGGTGTCGCCCTGGCCCTCCTGGCCGCAGAGATGACCGCCGTAAGCGGGCGTGATCCCGGCGAGCTGTATCAGGGCCTGAGCAACGAGTTCGGCGCCATCTATGCCGACCGCGTCGATGCGCCGGCTACAGCGGCGCAGAAGAAGGCCTTAGGCAAACTGTCTCCTGCACAGATCAGTAACCGTGAACTGGCTGGCGACGCCATCACTCAGGTGCTCGACAAGGCCCCTGGCAATGGCTCGGCGATTGGCGGCATCAAGGTGATCAGCGAAGGCGGCTGGTTCGCCGCGCGGCCATCCGGCACCGAGGATATCTACAAGATCTACGCCGAGAGCTACCGTGATGAGGTACATCTGCAGCGCATCTTCAGTGAGGCGCAGCAGATCGTCGATGCGGCCTTGGTTGCGCCATAA
- a CDS encoding LysE family translocator, with amino-acid sequence MALHTWLIFLTAVLGLSLTPGPNGLLALSHGALYGHRKTLFTVSGGVLGFTLLMALSMLGIGTLLQSSAQALTILKWLGGVYLIWLGIQLWRAPPLHLAMPEKASETSPFKLFRQGLLSAISNPKVILFFGAFLPQFLDPRGDLWLQFAIMALTFAVVEGSVEYLLARMAHRVRPWLQRTGKGFNRCCGGMFALMGAALPMTR; translated from the coding sequence ATGGCTCTGCACACCTGGCTGATCTTTCTTACGGCAGTATTGGGTCTGTCGCTGACGCCTGGCCCCAATGGCCTGCTCGCGCTCAGCCATGGCGCCTTGTACGGCCATCGCAAAACCCTGTTTACCGTCAGTGGCGGGGTGCTGGGTTTTACCCTGCTGATGGCCTTGTCGATGCTCGGTATCGGCACCCTACTGCAATCCTCGGCGCAGGCTCTGACCATCCTCAAATGGCTCGGTGGCGTCTACCTGATCTGGCTCGGCATTCAACTCTGGCGCGCCCCGCCACTGCACCTTGCAATGCCCGAGAAAGCCAGCGAGACCAGCCCTTTCAAGCTGTTTCGCCAAGGCCTGCTGTCAGCCATTTCCAACCCAAAAGTGATCCTGTTTTTCGGCGCGTTTCTGCCGCAGTTTCTCGACCCGCGCGGTGACCTCTGGCTGCAGTTCGCCATCATGGCGCTGACCTTCGCGGTGGTCGAAGGCAGCGTCGAATACCTGCTGGCACGCATGGCCCACCGCGTTCGCCCCTGGCTACAGCGCACTGGCAAAGGCTTCAACCGCTGCTGCGGCGGAATGTTTGCACTGATGGGCGCCGCCCTGCCAATGACCCGCTGA
- the dksA gene encoding RNA polymerase-binding protein DksA: protein MPTKAKAKSSQLTRGFEPYKETKGEEYMGEPMRAHFTGILNKWKLELMQEVDRTVHHMQDEAANFPDPADRASQEEEFSLELRARDRERKLIKKIDKTLQLIEDNDYGWCDSCGVEIGIRRLEARPTATLCIDCKTLAEIKEKQIGS, encoded by the coding sequence ATGCCCACCAAAGCAAAAGCAAAAAGCAGCCAACTGACTCGTGGTTTTGAGCCCTATAAAGAAACAAAGGGCGAGGAATACATGGGTGAGCCGATGCGCGCCCACTTCACCGGCATCCTCAACAAGTGGAAGCTGGAATTGATGCAGGAAGTTGATCGTACTGTGCACCACATGCAGGACGAAGCAGCCAACTTCCCCGATCCAGCGGACCGCGCCAGCCAGGAAGAAGAGTTCAGCCTGGAACTGCGTGCCCGTGATCGCGAGCGCAAGCTGATCAAGAAGATCGACAAAACCCTGCAACTGATCGAAGACAACGACTACGGCTGGTGCGATTCCTGTGGCGTCGAAATCGGCATCCGCCGACTGGAAGCCCGCCCAACCGCCACCCTGTGCATCGATTGCAAGACGCTGGCGGAAATCAAGGAAAAGCAGATCGGTTCCTGA
- the gluQRS gene encoding tRNA glutamyl-Q(34) synthetase GluQRS, translated as MNTPAYIGRFAPTPSGYLHFGSLVAALASYLDARAVNGRWLLRMEDLDPPREVAGAQAGILSTLESYGFEWDGELVRQSERHGEYAALVERLLSQGLAYACTCSRKQLEGTQGIYPGTCRNAGHGFTDAAIRLRVPELSYHFVDRVQGDYRQHLGREVGDFVIRRRDGLYAYQLTVVLDDAWQGVTDVVRGADLLDSTPRQLYLQELLGLSQPRYLHVPLIIQPDGHKLGKSYRSPPLPADQATPLLIRALRALGQQLPDGASHGQPAELLRWASQHWDATRIPHSLTLAEAQLR; from the coding sequence ATGAACACACCCGCCTACATCGGCCGCTTCGCCCCCACCCCTAGCGGTTATCTGCACTTCGGCTCACTGGTCGCCGCCCTGGCGTCGTATCTGGACGCGCGCGCGGTAAACGGCCGCTGGCTGCTGCGTATGGAAGACCTCGACCCACCACGCGAAGTCGCCGGCGCCCAGGCCGGGATTCTCAGCACCCTGGAAAGCTATGGCTTCGAATGGGATGGCGAGCTGGTACGCCAGAGTGAGCGTCACGGCGAGTACGCCGCCCTGGTCGAACGCCTGCTCAGCCAGGGCCTGGCCTACGCCTGCACCTGCTCACGCAAGCAGCTGGAAGGCACTCAAGGCATCTACCCCGGCACCTGCCGCAATGCCGGCCACGGCTTTACAGATGCCGCCATTCGCCTGCGCGTGCCGGAGCTGAGCTACCACTTTGTCGACCGCGTGCAGGGTGATTACCGCCAGCACCTGGGCCGCGAGGTCGGCGACTTTGTGATTCGCCGCCGCGATGGCCTGTATGCCTACCAACTGACGGTGGTGCTCGACGATGCCTGGCAGGGCGTGACCGATGTGGTACGTGGCGCCGACCTGCTCGACTCCACCCCGCGCCAGCTGTATCTGCAGGAGCTGCTCGGCCTCTCGCAACCGCGCTACCTGCATGTGCCGCTGATCATCCAGCCGGATGGTCACAAGCTGGGCAAATCCTACCGCTCGCCACCGCTACCAGCCGACCAGGCCACTCCACTGCTGATTCGCGCCCTGCGTGCGCTTGGCCAGCAGTTGCCGGACGGCGCCAGCCATGGCCAGCCTGCTGAACTGCTGCGCTGGGCCAGTCAGCACTGGGACGCTACACGTATTCCGCACAGCCTGACCCTGGCCGAAGCGCAATTGCGCTGA
- a CDS encoding substrate-binding periplasmic protein has translation MSKLLPALLLLTLSSASLATERALRFSINDSWAMPMVRIEDGKAVEGILLDLQQRMAAKVGRKAELLVMPRMRVQQALDTGEIDVRCYVSPNWVNSGHYRYIWSLPFMTQRDVLAVVTPEKLEPEQLLNERLGTVLGFTYPRLEPLFTSGQIQREDARTQDQVLLKLSARRYRYAISNELSLHWFNRHQAPGEKLHHLSEVAADPIACIVRDAPDVPTMVLLRAMVQMKQAGEFDYILARYR, from the coding sequence GTGTCCAAGCTGTTGCCTGCCCTGCTGTTGCTCACCCTGAGCAGCGCATCACTTGCCACCGAGCGGGCGCTGCGCTTCTCGATCAATGACAGCTGGGCCATGCCCATGGTGCGTATCGAAGACGGCAAGGCAGTGGAAGGCATTCTGCTCGACCTGCAACAGCGTATGGCCGCCAAGGTTGGGCGCAAGGCCGAACTGCTGGTGATGCCGCGCATGCGCGTGCAACAGGCGCTGGATACCGGAGAGATCGATGTGCGTTGCTACGTCAGCCCGAACTGGGTCAACAGTGGCCACTATCGCTATATCTGGAGCCTGCCCTTTATGACCCAACGTGATGTGCTGGCAGTTGTCACTCCCGAAAAACTGGAGCCTGAGCAACTGCTCAATGAGCGCCTGGGCACCGTTCTCGGCTTCACCTATCCGCGCCTGGAGCCGCTGTTCACCAGCGGCCAGATCCAGCGTGAAGACGCCCGTACACAGGATCAAGTCCTGCTCAAACTCAGCGCCCGGCGCTACCGCTACGCCATCAGCAACGAACTCTCGCTGCACTGGTTCAACCGCCACCAAGCGCCCGGGGAGAAACTGCACCACCTGAGCGAAGTGGCTGCCGATCCCATCGCCTGCATCGTCCGCGACGCACCGGATGTACCGACCATGGTCCTGCTGCGCGCCATGGTGCAGATGAAACAGGCTGGCGAATTCGACTACATACTCGCCCGCTACCGCTGA
- a CDS encoding MATE family efflux transporter encodes MNSQSITRTFWRYSIPAIAALMISGLYMVVDGILIGHAMGATGLSAINMAWPLSGPMLAIGMMIGMGGGAQCSLAQGAAQWPETRSYLAQALWLLVLLGIPTGVLVVLSGPAFMAMQGAEGNLAQLGNDYLQVIGWAAPLVFGSIALPLLVRNLGAPRLATLAMLVGALTNVALDYLFIIVWQWGLHGAALATVIGESLSVLICLGFICSRHNPLQMPLAACTLNLRKSLDILTTGFSSMLMYLYMSLVVVLHNLLFMHYGSPLQVAAYAIAGYLMAFYYMFAEGVCGGMQPLVSYFYGAREPDKVRRVLRLGVLTAVGSGLLMTAALLLLPKAFASIFSGSDAALLDASASGIRLHLFAMFLDGFIVLAASFFQAMDQARYATLVTVGNMLIQLPFLAILPLIWGLNGVWLALPLSNVCLSVVVIWMLWRQLQQLRMV; translated from the coding sequence ATGAACAGTCAAAGCATCACCCGCACCTTCTGGCGCTACAGCATTCCGGCCATCGCCGCCTTGATGATCAGCGGCCTGTACATGGTCGTCGACGGCATCTTAATCGGTCACGCAATGGGGGCCACCGGTTTGTCGGCGATCAACATGGCCTGGCCGCTGTCCGGGCCGATGCTGGCCATCGGCATGATGATCGGCATGGGCGGCGGCGCTCAATGTTCACTGGCCCAGGGCGCCGCGCAGTGGCCAGAAACACGCAGCTACCTGGCCCAGGCCCTCTGGCTGCTGGTTCTTTTAGGCATACCTACAGGCGTGTTGGTGGTACTGAGTGGCCCGGCGTTTATGGCCATGCAAGGCGCCGAGGGCAACCTGGCGCAACTGGGTAACGACTACCTGCAGGTGATCGGCTGGGCCGCGCCTTTGGTATTCGGTTCCATCGCCCTGCCCCTGCTGGTACGCAACCTCGGCGCACCGCGCCTGGCGACCTTGGCCATGCTGGTGGGCGCGCTGACCAACGTGGCACTCGACTACCTGTTTATCATCGTCTGGCAATGGGGCCTGCACGGCGCGGCCCTGGCCACGGTGATCGGCGAGAGCCTGTCGGTACTCATCTGCCTGGGCTTTATCTGCAGCCGTCACAACCCGCTGCAGATGCCCCTGGCCGCCTGCACGCTGAACCTGCGCAAGAGCCTGGACATCCTCACCACCGGTTTCTCCAGCATGCTGATGTACCTCTACATGAGCCTGGTGGTGGTGCTGCACAACCTGCTGTTTATGCACTACGGCAGCCCGCTGCAGGTGGCCGCCTATGCCATCGCCGGTTACCTGATGGCGTTCTACTACATGTTTGCCGAAGGCGTCTGCGGCGGCATGCAGCCCTTGGTCAGCTACTTCTACGGGGCCCGCGAGCCGGACAAAGTGCGCCGCGTGCTGCGCCTGGGCGTGCTCACGGCGGTCGGCAGTGGCCTGCTGATGACGGCAGCCCTGCTGCTGTTGCCCAAAGCCTTTGCCAGCATATTCAGTGGCAGCGATGCGGCCCTGCTCGACGCCAGCGCCAGCGGTATTCGCCTGCACCTGTTCGCCATGTTTCTGGATGGTTTTATCGTCCTGGCCGCCAGCTTTTTCCAAGCCATGGACCAGGCGCGTTACGCCACACTGGTGACGGTGGGCAACATGCTGATCCAACTGCCGTTCCTGGCCATCCTACCGCTGATATGGGGCCTCAACGGCGTCTGGCTGGCGCTGCCACTGTCCAACGTCTGCCTGAGTGTGGTGGTGATCTGGATGCTCTGGCGTCAGTTGCAGCAGCTAAGGATGGTCTGA
- a CDS encoding winged helix-turn-helix domain-containing protein yields the protein MYRLDLKIRLHNGTDIALGPGKADLLEAIALHGSISGAARAMGMSYRRAWLLVETMNRSFRQPLVSTLAGGKHGGGTQLTETGEQVLQRYRALCAQALAAVQGGCDELADFLADAPPTDS from the coding sequence ATGTATCGCCTCGATCTGAAAATTCGGCTGCATAACGGCACTGACATCGCGCTTGGGCCTGGCAAGGCGGATCTGCTTGAGGCGATTGCTCTGCACGGCTCGATTAGCGGCGCTGCGCGCGCCATGGGCATGTCCTATCGGCGCGCATGGCTCTTGGTGGAAACCATGAACCGCAGTTTCCGTCAGCCGCTGGTCAGCACACTGGCCGGCGGCAAACACGGTGGCGGCACGCAATTGACTGAAACCGGTGAACAGGTTCTGCAGCGCTATCGGGCGCTCTGCGCGCAGGCGCTGGCGGCGGTGCAGGGTGGTTGCGATGAGTTGGCCGATTTTTTGGCTGATGCCCCGCCAACTGACAGCTGA
- a CDS encoding pyridoxal phosphate-dependent aminotransferase encodes MAQSYSARSRAIEPFHVMALLARANQLQADGHDVIHLEIGEPDFTTAAPIVAAGQAALADGHTRYTAARGLPALREAISSFYGQRYGLDIDPQRILITPGGSGALLLATSLLVDPGKHWLLADPGYPCNRHFLRLVEGAAQLVPVGPDVRYQLTPELIERYWDQDSVGALVASPANPTGTLLSRDELGGLSQALKARGGHLVVDEIYHGLTYGVDAASVLEVDDEAFVLNSFSKYFGMTGWRLGWLVAPPAAVPELEKLAQNLYISAPSMAQHAALACFQPQTLEVLEQRRHAFQRRRDFLLPALRELGFKIAVEPEGAFYLYADISAFGGDAFAFCQHFLETEHVAFTPGLDFGRYQAAQHVRFAYTQDLPRLQQAVERIKRGLISWQFHAV; translated from the coding sequence ATGGCCCAGTCCTACAGTGCGCGCAGCCGCGCCATAGAACCTTTTCACGTGATGGCTCTGCTGGCCCGCGCCAATCAGCTGCAGGCTGACGGCCATGATGTGATCCACCTGGAAATCGGCGAGCCGGACTTCACCACTGCCGCGCCGATTGTCGCCGCCGGGCAGGCGGCCCTGGCCGATGGTCACACCCGCTACACCGCCGCACGCGGCCTGCCGGCCCTGCGTGAGGCGATTTCCAGCTTTTATGGCCAGCGTTACGGTCTTGATATCGACCCGCAGCGCATTCTGATCACCCCGGGCGGCTCGGGCGCCTTGCTGCTGGCCACCAGCCTGTTGGTCGACCCCGGCAAACACTGGCTGCTGGCCGACCCCGGCTACCCTTGCAATCGCCACTTTTTGCGCCTGGTCGAAGGCGCGGCGCAGCTGGTTCCGGTTGGCCCGGATGTGCGTTATCAGCTGACGCCCGAGCTGATAGAGCGCTATTGGGACCAGGATAGCGTTGGTGCGTTGGTGGCATCCCCGGCCAACCCGACCGGCACCTTGCTCAGCCGCGACGAGCTGGGCGGGCTGTCCCAGGCGCTGAAAGCGCGCGGCGGGCATCTGGTGGTGGATGAGATCTACCACGGCCTGACCTATGGCGTGGACGCTGCCAGCGTGCTGGAAGTGGACGACGAGGCTTTCGTGCTCAACAGTTTTTCCAAGTATTTCGGCATGACTGGCTGGCGTCTGGGCTGGCTGGTGGCGCCACCGGCTGCGGTGCCGGAGTTGGAGAAGCTGGCGCAGAATCTCTATATCAGCGCGCCGAGCATGGCTCAGCATGCCGCGCTGGCCTGTTTTCAGCCGCAGACCCTGGAGGTTCTCGAACAGCGCCGCCACGCGTTTCAGCGCCGCCGCGACTTCCTCCTGCCGGCGCTGCGTGAGCTGGGCTTCAAGATCGCTGTGGAGCCGGAAGGCGCCTTCTATTTATATGCCGATATCAGCGCCTTCGGCGGTGATGCCTTTGCCTTTTGCCAGCACTTTCTGGAAACCGAGCATGTGGCCTTTACTCCCGGCCTGGATTTCGGCCGCTACCAGGCCGCGCAGCATGTGCGCTTTGCCTACACCCAGGACTTGCCGCGTTTGCAGCAGGCGGTGGAGCGGATCAAGCGTGGCCTGATCAGCTGGCAGTTCCATGCAGTTTGA